One window of the Balaenoptera ricei isolate mBalRic1 chromosome X, mBalRic1.hap2, whole genome shotgun sequence genome contains the following:
- the ZNF75D gene encoding zinc finger protein 75D isoform X1 encodes MMMSDLNVNACLYPHVEALWETKGSVKESSSQSKKSSPQMDSLGPESARQHFRSFYYLEAPGPLEAVSQLQELCHQWLRPEIHSKEQILELLVLEQFLTILPRDIQNLVQKYHPQSIREAVALVDRFQKEPGGISNEVTAHELGKETLLLGGTAVAPGFQWKPAEPQPMDVFQKECWNTYWVLQEQLGWNTQKETQLLCGRAVPAQQILDFFEQTSTPSWKTAFELILPESQSPLTFEDVALFFTDEEWQLLDPSQKILYNNVMQENYATVTSLGLNLKNDTGNEQRVSLSTLEIQASGRKVLRKARMKVAQKTTGKENHGGTHRVRKRHRAFPGKKRKKLTTCRQELPKRMDLHGKGHAGEKPFKCQECGKSFRVSSDLIKHQRIHTEEKPYKCQQCDKRFRWSSDLNKHLLAHQGIKPYRCSWCGKSFSHNTNLHTHLRIHTGEKPFKCYECGKRFIQNSHLIKHQRTHTGEQPYTCSICRRNFSRRSSLLRHQKLHRRRESCPVSPV; translated from the exons ATGATGATGAGTGATCTGAACGTGAATGCATGCTTGTACCCACACGTGGAGGCTTTGTGGGAGACTAAGGGGTCTGTGAAAGAGAGCTCCAGTCAGAGTAAGAAATCCAGCCCACAGATGGACAGTCTTGGTCCTGAGAGCGCTCGCCAGCACTTCCGGAGCTTCTATTATCTTGAAGCACCTGGACCACTTGAGGCTGTCAGCCAACTGCAGGAATTATGCCATCAGTGGCTGAGGCCAGAGATCCACTCAAAAGAGCAGATCTTGGAATTGCTGGTGCTAGAGCAGTTCCTGACCATTCTGCCCAGGGATATCCAGAACTTGGTGCAGAAGTATCATCCACAGAGCATCAGAGAGGCTGTGGCCCTGGTAGACCGTTTTCAGAAAGAACCTGGTGGAATAAGTAATGAG GTCACAGCCCATGAGCTGGGAAAGGAGACATTGCTCTTGGGAGGAACAGCAGTGGCCCCAGGCTTTCAGTGGAAGCCAGCAGAGCCCCAACCAATGGATGTGTTCCAGAAAGAGTGTTGGAATACATACTGGGTACTGCAAGAACAGCTGGGCTGGAATACTCAGAAAGAAACCCAGCTTTTATGTGGAAGAG CTGTGCCTGCTCAACAGATTCTAGACTTTTTTGAGCAGACAAGCACCCCAAGCTGGAAGACGGCATTTGAGCTCATCCTGCCTGAGTCCCAG AGTCCGTTGACATTTGAAGATGTGGCCTTGTTTTTTACCGATGAAGAATGGCAATTACTGGACCCTTCTCAGAAGATCCTCTACAATAATGTAATGCAGGAAAACTATGCGACTGTCACCTCTCTAG GGTTAAACCTCAAAAATGACACTGGAAATGAGCAACGTGTATCTCTTTCTACATTAGAAATACAAGCATCAGGACGCAAAGTATTAAGAAAGGCCAGAATGAAAGTTGCCCAGAAAACAACGGGCAAAGAAAATCATGGTGGTACACACAGGGTACGGAAACGGCATCGAGCTTttccagggaagaaaagaaagaaacttacaaCTTGCAGACAAGAGCTTCCAAAACGTATGGATCTTCATGGGAAAGGCCATGCAGGAGAGAAACCTTTTAAATGTCAGGAATGTGGGAAAAGCTTCAGAGTTAGCTCTGACCTAATTAAGCACCAGAGAATTCACACTGAagagaaaccctataaatgtCAACAGTGTGATAAGAGGTTTAGGTGGAGTTCAGATCTTAATAAGCACTTACTGGCACACCAAGGAATAAAACCATATAGATGCTCATGGTGTGGGAAAAGCTTCAGTCATAACACAAATCTACACACCCACCTAAGAATTCACACAGGAGAAAAACCCTTTAAATGTTATGAATGTGGGAAAAGGTTCATTCAGAACTCCCACCTTATTAAACACCAGAGAACCCACACAGGTGAGCAGCCTTATACTTGTAGCATATGCAGGAGAAATTTTAGCAGGCGGTCAAGCCTTCTTAGACACCAGAAACTCCACAGGAGAAGGGAGTCGTGTCCAGTGTCTCCAGTCTGA
- the ZNF75D gene encoding zinc finger protein 75D isoform X2 produces the protein MMMSDLNVNACLYPHVEALWETKGSVKESSSQSKKSSPQMDSLGPESARQHFRSFYYLEAPGPLEAVSQLQELCHQWLRPEIHSKEQILELLVLEQFLTILPRDIQNLVQKYHPQSIREAVALVDRFQKEPGGISNESPLTFEDVALFFTDEEWQLLDPSQKILYNNVMQENYATVTSLGLNLKNDTGNEQRVSLSTLEIQASGRKVLRKARMKVAQKTTGKENHGGTHRVRKRHRAFPGKKRKKLTTCRQELPKRMDLHGKGHAGEKPFKCQECGKSFRVSSDLIKHQRIHTEEKPYKCQQCDKRFRWSSDLNKHLLAHQGIKPYRCSWCGKSFSHNTNLHTHLRIHTGEKPFKCYECGKRFIQNSHLIKHQRTHTGEQPYTCSICRRNFSRRSSLLRHQKLHRRRESCPVSPV, from the exons ATGATGATGAGTGATCTGAACGTGAATGCATGCTTGTACCCACACGTGGAGGCTTTGTGGGAGACTAAGGGGTCTGTGAAAGAGAGCTCCAGTCAGAGTAAGAAATCCAGCCCACAGATGGACAGTCTTGGTCCTGAGAGCGCTCGCCAGCACTTCCGGAGCTTCTATTATCTTGAAGCACCTGGACCACTTGAGGCTGTCAGCCAACTGCAGGAATTATGCCATCAGTGGCTGAGGCCAGAGATCCACTCAAAAGAGCAGATCTTGGAATTGCTGGTGCTAGAGCAGTTCCTGACCATTCTGCCCAGGGATATCCAGAACTTGGTGCAGAAGTATCATCCACAGAGCATCAGAGAGGCTGTGGCCCTGGTAGACCGTTTTCAGAAAGAACCTGGTGGAATAAGTAATGAG AGTCCGTTGACATTTGAAGATGTGGCCTTGTTTTTTACCGATGAAGAATGGCAATTACTGGACCCTTCTCAGAAGATCCTCTACAATAATGTAATGCAGGAAAACTATGCGACTGTCACCTCTCTAG GGTTAAACCTCAAAAATGACACTGGAAATGAGCAACGTGTATCTCTTTCTACATTAGAAATACAAGCATCAGGACGCAAAGTATTAAGAAAGGCCAGAATGAAAGTTGCCCAGAAAACAACGGGCAAAGAAAATCATGGTGGTACACACAGGGTACGGAAACGGCATCGAGCTTttccagggaagaaaagaaagaaacttacaaCTTGCAGACAAGAGCTTCCAAAACGTATGGATCTTCATGGGAAAGGCCATGCAGGAGAGAAACCTTTTAAATGTCAGGAATGTGGGAAAAGCTTCAGAGTTAGCTCTGACCTAATTAAGCACCAGAGAATTCACACTGAagagaaaccctataaatgtCAACAGTGTGATAAGAGGTTTAGGTGGAGTTCAGATCTTAATAAGCACTTACTGGCACACCAAGGAATAAAACCATATAGATGCTCATGGTGTGGGAAAAGCTTCAGTCATAACACAAATCTACACACCCACCTAAGAATTCACACAGGAGAAAAACCCTTTAAATGTTATGAATGTGGGAAAAGGTTCATTCAGAACTCCCACCTTATTAAACACCAGAGAACCCACACAGGTGAGCAGCCTTATACTTGTAGCATATGCAGGAGAAATTTTAGCAGGCGGTCAAGCCTTCTTAGACACCAGAAACTCCACAGGAGAAGGGAGTCGTGTCCAGTGTCTCCAGTCTGA
- the ZNF75D gene encoding zinc finger protein 75D isoform X3: MRSQPMSWERRHCSWEEQQWPQAFSGSQQSPNQWMCSRKSVGIHTGYCKNSWAGILRKKPSFYVEESPLTFEDVALFFTDEEWQLLDPSQKILYNNVMQENYATVTSLGLNLKNDTGNEQRVSLSTLEIQASGRKVLRKARMKVAQKTTGKENHGGTHRVRKRHRAFPGKKRKKLTTCRQELPKRMDLHGKGHAGEKPFKCQECGKSFRVSSDLIKHQRIHTEEKPYKCQQCDKRFRWSSDLNKHLLAHQGIKPYRCSWCGKSFSHNTNLHTHLRIHTGEKPFKCYECGKRFIQNSHLIKHQRTHTGEQPYTCSICRRNFSRRSSLLRHQKLHRRRESCPVSPV; encoded by the exons ATGAG GTCACAGCCCATGAGCTGGGAAAGGAGACATTGCTCTTGGGAGGAACAGCAGTGGCCCCAGGCTTTCAGTGGAAGCCAGCAGAGCCCCAACCAATGGATGTGTTCCAGAAAGAGTGTTGGAATACATACTGGGTACTGCAAGAACAGCTGGGCTGGAATACTCAGAAAGAAACCCAGCTTTTATGTGGAAGAG AGTCCGTTGACATTTGAAGATGTGGCCTTGTTTTTTACCGATGAAGAATGGCAATTACTGGACCCTTCTCAGAAGATCCTCTACAATAATGTAATGCAGGAAAACTATGCGACTGTCACCTCTCTAG GGTTAAACCTCAAAAATGACACTGGAAATGAGCAACGTGTATCTCTTTCTACATTAGAAATACAAGCATCAGGACGCAAAGTATTAAGAAAGGCCAGAATGAAAGTTGCCCAGAAAACAACGGGCAAAGAAAATCATGGTGGTACACACAGGGTACGGAAACGGCATCGAGCTTttccagggaagaaaagaaagaaacttacaaCTTGCAGACAAGAGCTTCCAAAACGTATGGATCTTCATGGGAAAGGCCATGCAGGAGAGAAACCTTTTAAATGTCAGGAATGTGGGAAAAGCTTCAGAGTTAGCTCTGACCTAATTAAGCACCAGAGAATTCACACTGAagagaaaccctataaatgtCAACAGTGTGATAAGAGGTTTAGGTGGAGTTCAGATCTTAATAAGCACTTACTGGCACACCAAGGAATAAAACCATATAGATGCTCATGGTGTGGGAAAAGCTTCAGTCATAACACAAATCTACACACCCACCTAAGAATTCACACAGGAGAAAAACCCTTTAAATGTTATGAATGTGGGAAAAGGTTCATTCAGAACTCCCACCTTATTAAACACCAGAGAACCCACACAGGTGAGCAGCCTTATACTTGTAGCATATGCAGGAGAAATTTTAGCAGGCGGTCAAGCCTTCTTAGACACCAGAAACTCCACAGGAGAAGGGAGTCGTGTCCAGTGTCTCCAGTCTGA
- the ZNF75D gene encoding zinc finger protein 75D isoform X4, with translation MSWERRHCSWEEQQWPQAFSGSQQSPNQWMCSRKSVGIHTGYCKNSWAGILRKKPSFYVEESPLTFEDVALFFTDEEWQLLDPSQKILYNNVMQENYATVTSLGLNLKNDTGNEQRVSLSTLEIQASGRKVLRKARMKVAQKTTGKENHGGTHRVRKRHRAFPGKKRKKLTTCRQELPKRMDLHGKGHAGEKPFKCQECGKSFRVSSDLIKHQRIHTEEKPYKCQQCDKRFRWSSDLNKHLLAHQGIKPYRCSWCGKSFSHNTNLHTHLRIHTGEKPFKCYECGKRFIQNSHLIKHQRTHTGEQPYTCSICRRNFSRRSSLLRHQKLHRRRESCPVSPV, from the exons ATGAGCTGGGAAAGGAGACATTGCTCTTGGGAGGAACAGCAGTGGCCCCAGGCTTTCAGTGGAAGCCAGCAGAGCCCCAACCAATGGATGTGTTCCAGAAAGAGTGTTGGAATACATACTGGGTACTGCAAGAACAGCTGGGCTGGAATACTCAGAAAGAAACCCAGCTTTTATGTGGAAGAG AGTCCGTTGACATTTGAAGATGTGGCCTTGTTTTTTACCGATGAAGAATGGCAATTACTGGACCCTTCTCAGAAGATCCTCTACAATAATGTAATGCAGGAAAACTATGCGACTGTCACCTCTCTAG GGTTAAACCTCAAAAATGACACTGGAAATGAGCAACGTGTATCTCTTTCTACATTAGAAATACAAGCATCAGGACGCAAAGTATTAAGAAAGGCCAGAATGAAAGTTGCCCAGAAAACAACGGGCAAAGAAAATCATGGTGGTACACACAGGGTACGGAAACGGCATCGAGCTTttccagggaagaaaagaaagaaacttacaaCTTGCAGACAAGAGCTTCCAAAACGTATGGATCTTCATGGGAAAGGCCATGCAGGAGAGAAACCTTTTAAATGTCAGGAATGTGGGAAAAGCTTCAGAGTTAGCTCTGACCTAATTAAGCACCAGAGAATTCACACTGAagagaaaccctataaatgtCAACAGTGTGATAAGAGGTTTAGGTGGAGTTCAGATCTTAATAAGCACTTACTGGCACACCAAGGAATAAAACCATATAGATGCTCATGGTGTGGGAAAAGCTTCAGTCATAACACAAATCTACACACCCACCTAAGAATTCACACAGGAGAAAAACCCTTTAAATGTTATGAATGTGGGAAAAGGTTCATTCAGAACTCCCACCTTATTAAACACCAGAGAACCCACACAGGTGAGCAGCCTTATACTTGTAGCATATGCAGGAGAAATTTTAGCAGGCGGTCAAGCCTTCTTAGACACCAGAAACTCCACAGGAGAAGGGAGTCGTGTCCAGTGTCTCCAGTCTGA
- the ZNF75D gene encoding zinc finger protein 75D isoform X5: MQENYATVTSLGLNLKNDTGNEQRVSLSTLEIQASGRKVLRKARMKVAQKTTGKENHGGTHRVRKRHRAFPGKKRKKLTTCRQELPKRMDLHGKGHAGEKPFKCQECGKSFRVSSDLIKHQRIHTEEKPYKCQQCDKRFRWSSDLNKHLLAHQGIKPYRCSWCGKSFSHNTNLHTHLRIHTGEKPFKCYECGKRFIQNSHLIKHQRTHTGEQPYTCSICRRNFSRRSSLLRHQKLHRRRESCPVSPV, translated from the exons ATGCAGGAAAACTATGCGACTGTCACCTCTCTAG GGTTAAACCTCAAAAATGACACTGGAAATGAGCAACGTGTATCTCTTTCTACATTAGAAATACAAGCATCAGGACGCAAAGTATTAAGAAAGGCCAGAATGAAAGTTGCCCAGAAAACAACGGGCAAAGAAAATCATGGTGGTACACACAGGGTACGGAAACGGCATCGAGCTTttccagggaagaaaagaaagaaacttacaaCTTGCAGACAAGAGCTTCCAAAACGTATGGATCTTCATGGGAAAGGCCATGCAGGAGAGAAACCTTTTAAATGTCAGGAATGTGGGAAAAGCTTCAGAGTTAGCTCTGACCTAATTAAGCACCAGAGAATTCACACTGAagagaaaccctataaatgtCAACAGTGTGATAAGAGGTTTAGGTGGAGTTCAGATCTTAATAAGCACTTACTGGCACACCAAGGAATAAAACCATATAGATGCTCATGGTGTGGGAAAAGCTTCAGTCATAACACAAATCTACACACCCACCTAAGAATTCACACAGGAGAAAAACCCTTTAAATGTTATGAATGTGGGAAAAGGTTCATTCAGAACTCCCACCTTATTAAACACCAGAGAACCCACACAGGTGAGCAGCCTTATACTTGTAGCATATGCAGGAGAAATTTTAGCAGGCGGTCAAGCCTTCTTAGACACCAGAAACTCCACAGGAGAAGGGAGTCGTGTCCAGTGTCTCCAGTCTGA